The following is a genomic window from Nguyenibacter vanlangensis.
TCCATCGGACCGTAGATCGCGGCGCGGCCGCAATTCGCGTCGAGGGTCTGGAGCCACGGCGCGTCGCCGACCGTCGGCGCCAGCGCGACGAAGCACTGGTTTTCCAGGGCCCGCGCCTGGGCCGACACGCGGACGCGGTTGAACCCGTGCATCGTATCGGTGCAGGTCGGCACCAGGATCAGCCACGCCCCGGCCTCGATCTGCGCGCGGGTCAGCATCGGGAATTCGGAATCGTAGCAGATCGCCGTGCCGATCAACCCCCAGGGGGTTTGGAACACCCCCGGCGGATCGCCGGCCCGCACGCCCCAGGCTTCGGTCTCGAAACGGGTCATGACATGCTTGTCCTGGAATGCCACCCGTCCGTCGGGCGCGATCAGCGGCGCCCGGTTGCGGACGAAACCGGGTTCGGGACGCGGCAGGGTGCCGGGCATCAGCCAGACACGGTGGCGTCTCGCCGTTGCGACCATGATGTCCAGAAGGGCATCGCTGTGCCGGCAGACCGCCCGCAATTCCGCCGTGGGATCGGGCTGGTCCGTCATCGCGGACGCGGCCTCCATGCAGGCATATTCCGGCAGCAGCAGCAGATCGGCCTGGCGCGCGCCTTCCGCGACGACGCGGTCCAGATGCGCCGCGTAATCCTGCAGGGTGCGCGCCCGTTCCACGGACCACGCATAGGCCCCGAGACGCAAGGTCTGGCTCATCTGTCCTCCAGAAGCTGTTCGGGCAGCGGCACCGCGCCCAGGGCCCGGCCCCAGAAATCGAGGCGATGGGGGACCTCGTGCCCGGTCCCGACTTCCTTCCAGGGGTAGGTGCAGGACAGGCCGGGCAGCCGCGCATAGCCGCGCCGGGCCCAGAATCCGTCCAGCGGCACCCAGCCGGCGGGCCGGGCCGGGTGGTCCGGCGGACGGTGGACCGCGCAGAATACGGCGAAATCGGCACCGGCGGCGCGCGCCGCCTCCTCGCGCAGCGCGAAGAAGCGGACCCCGGCGCCCCGGCCGCGACAGGCGGGCAGCAGTACGGATTCGCCGAAATAGAAGAACCGCCGCAGATCCTGGCCCCTGACCTCGAACGGTGCGCGCATGGGGGCGGCTTCATCGGCCAGCGGCAGGCAGGTGGACGCGCCGACGATCCGCCCGCCATCGTCGCGCGCGACGATGGCCGCCGCATGGGGGCTGCGCAGATAAACCTCGAGATATCGCCGCTCATAGACCGGGTCGGCTCCGTCATAGAGATAGGGCCAGTCGCGGAATATGGCGATCCGGAGCCGGGCCAGGTCGTCGATGATTTCGGCCAGGCGCCCGGCGCGGCAGATTTCGAACGAAAGCGGGTTTATCAAACTCCAACTCTCCGCAGTGGCCGCACATCGCAGGGCGGGCATCGATCCGGACCTGGCGCGGAACGACATCCGCACGATCCGGCCCGTGGATTTGCCCGTAGATTTGTAGGACCGACGGGCAGGCGATGGAATACGCGGCATGTCGCGCGGCCCGCATAAAAGCGGTCCGGCCCCCATGAAACGCTCCCTCATGTCGAAACCAAACTATTCCGCGACGCAAACATTCGGGTGAATGGCGAATGGGGACGGACATGATGTCCCTGCTGGCCTTCCGCCAGTCAGCGAGGGAGTTATAGCTGGATGCCCAGAAGCATCGTCGGCCGGGTCGCCGCTCTGTTCGCAGCGATCGATCTTATCGCCATGCCTCTTCTTGCCATGCCTGCCGTGGCGGCCTGGATGCCCGGCGATCCGGCGGCCTGCGTGCCCATCCGCCTGTCCAATGTGGGCTGGACGGATGCCGAGGCCGTGACGGCGGTCACCGCGACGCTGTTCGACGCGCTGGGCTATGCCCCCCAGACGCCGCTGTTGCCGCTGGTCATGACCTATGTGGCGATGCGCGACCGGCGGGTGGATGCGTTTCTGAGCAACTGGGAGCCCACCGGCAGCACGCCGATCGCGCCGTTCCTGGCCGACGGCTCGGTGGAGCGGCTGGCGACCAACCTGTCGGGTGCGCACTACACGCTGGCCGTGCCCGACTATACGTGGAAGGCGGGCCTGCGCGACTATGGCGACATCGCAGCCTGGGGGGGACGCCTGGGCCATATGATCTTCGGCCTGGAAGCCGGCAATGACGGCAACGGGCTGGTGCTGGAGATGATCCGCCGGGACCAGTTCCATCTCGGCCGTTTCCGCCTGGTCGAAAGCAGCGAACAGGGCATGCTCAGCCAGGTCGACCGCAGCATCCTGAGCCACCGGCCGATCCTGTTCCTGGCGTGGGAGCCGCATCCCATGAACCTGCGCTTCGCGATCCGCTACCTGACCGGCGGCGACAAGGTCTTCGGCCCCGATGGCGGGACGAGCGTCAATACCGTGATCCGCCGCGGCTACCGCACCGACTGCCCCAACGCGGCGCGGCTGCTGGCGCAGATCCGCTTCACGATCCCGGACGAGAACATGATGATGCTGGCGATCCAGCGCGACCACGTGCCGCCGCCGCTGGTCGCCCGACGCTGGCTGCGGACGCACCCCGACGCCTGGCATGGCTGGCTGGAGGGCGTCGCCACGCACGACGGCGCCCCGGCGCTGCCCGCCGTGCAGGCACGCCTGTCCCTGCCGGCCGGCGACTGACCGCCATGGCGGAATAAATGAAATTTATGTCGTATCCCGGACAGTTCACGACCGTGGCCGTCCCGTAGTCTCATTGCGGATGAGAAATCAAGTGCCGGGAGAGCGATCATGTCAGAAGGGGCATCGGGCGGCATCAGGCCGCGCCTGCGCGTCGGCTTCATCCTTGCCGATCATTTCACGTTGTCCGCCTTTTCCCTGTTCGTCGACCATCTGCGCCTTGCCGCCGACAAGGACGACCGCAGCCGCCCGATCCATTGCGCGTGGCAGGTGCTGTCGGCCTCGGTCCATCCGGTGCGTTCCAGTTGCGGCGTGGCGATCGCGCGCGACGCGCCGCTGGGCGATCCCCGGGCCTTCGACTATATCGTCGTGGTCGGCGGGCTGCTGCACGGACAGGAGCAGATCGACCATGTCACCACCGTCTGGCTGCGCCGGGCGGCGGAGATGGGCATTACCCTGATCGGCGTCTGCACCGGCACCTTCGCCCTGTGCCGCGCCGGGCTGATGAATGATCGCCGCGTCTGCGTGAGCTGGTATCATCGCCAGGATTTCCTGGAGGCGTTTCCCGCGCACGAGGCGGTCAGCGACCAGATGTTCGTCGATGACGGCGACCGCATCACGTGCTCGGGCGGGGGGGCGGCGGCCGACGTGGCGCTGCACCTGATCGAACGCAGCATCGGCCGCCCGGCCGGGCTGAAGGCCAGCCATATCCTGCTGATGGAACGCGCCGGCACGAGCGGCAGCCAGATCCGGCTGCAGCCGCAGCCCCCCACCCTGGCCTCGGCGACCCGGCTTGCCGACCCCCGGGTACGGCGCGCCATCCTGCATATGGAGCAGAACATGGCGCGGCCGCTGCCGATCGCGCAGCTCGCCGCCCGGCTGGGCATTTCCAGCCGGCAACTGGAGCGCCTGTTCCAGAGCACGCTGGGCCGCAAGCCGCAGGATTTCTATCGCATGCTGCGGCTGCGCCACGCCCGCGCCCTGCTGGAAGCGGGCGAAATGAGCGTGACGGAGATCGCCATCGAAATGGGGTTTTCCGACTGCTCGCACTTCTCGCGCCATTTCAAGACGGCGTTCGGCATCAGCCCCAGCGCCTGCCACCGCACCGCCGCCCCCGACCTGGCCGCGCGCCGCGCCGCGCCCGACGTGCTGTCCCATGCCGGCATCCGGCTGTTCTCCGACCGATGAAGATGTCCTGACCCATGGCCCATGCCGACGCCCATGTCCTGATCGTTACCTGCGCCAGCCGGCCGGGCCTGGTCGCCGCCTGGTCGGGTTGCCTGTTCCAGGCCGGCGCGAACATCGTCGAAATCGACCAGCATGCCGACCTGGCGGAAGACCGGTTCTTCATGCGCATCGCCTTTACCGCCGCGGCGCCGCCCGACCGCGCCGGGCTGGCGGCGGTGGCCGCGCGGTTCGACGCGCACTGGCGGCTTTACCCGCCGCGCGGACGGCAGCGCGTGGTGATCATGGTCTCGAAATTCGACCATTGCCTGGCCGACCTGCTGTATCGCTGGCGGATCGGCGAACTGGCGATGGACCCGATCGCCATCGTATCGAACCATCCGCGCGAAGCGACGCAGGCCGTCGATACCGGCGACATCCCGTTCCATCACCTGCCGGTCACCCGCGAGACCAAACCCGCGCAGGAGGCGCGTCTGCGCGCGCTGATCGAGGAAACCGGCGCGGAGCTGGTCGTTCTGGCGCGCTATATGCAGGTGCTGTCGGACGACATGTCCGGCTGGCTGGCGGGACGGTGCATCAACATCCACCATTCCTTCCTGCCGGGGTTCAAGGGCGCGCGCCCGTATCACCAGGCGCACGCAAGGGGCGTGAAACTGATCGGGGCGACCGCCCATTACGTCACGGGCGACCTCGACGAGGGCCCGATCATCGAGCAGGATGTCGAGCGCATTTCCCATGCGGATACGCCCGACGACCTGATCCGCAAGGGCCGGGACGTGGAGCGCCGTGTCCTGTCGCGCGCGGTGAATTACCATCTTCAGCATCGCGTCATTCTCGACGGGCACCGGACCGTCGTTTTCCCCGACTGACAGGGCGCCGCTGACCGCCGGGGCGCGAACGGTCACGCGTTCCCGGCGGTGGCCTTACCCAACGGCGCCCTTGAGGGAAAACACGATCGGCTCGACGCCGAGAGCGGCCAGGATCCGCTTGAATTCGCCCTGCGGGATCACCCAGGTTTTTCGGCCGGAAGGCCAGGCGGTCCAGCAGAGCATGCAAATCGTCACGCATCGGCGGAGGGCCCGCGCGGCGATTTGAGCACGCCCAGCGCCCGGAGGTGGTCCCGCAGCGCATGCGCGGCTTCGGCGACGTCCGGGTGGTCCAGCACCGTTCCCGCGCCGGCCTGGGCGGCCGCGCCGATGAGGCGCGGCCGCGCGCGATATGGGCGCTCGGTCCCCTCCGGCGCAATCGAGGCGGGGGCGGTCGAAACGGGGGTGGGCACGGCCCGTAGTTCGGCGCGGCGCGCGCGGTCGAAGACGAAGGGGGGCGCCGGGGCGGCATCATGGGCGCACAGGATGCAGGGCAGGCGGATCCGGGCCTGGCGCCGCGCGCCCTGCGGCAGGCCGATCGTGACCGGCAGCCAGCCTTCGGCCGCCGCGCCGACCGCGATCACGCCGGAGAGCAGCGGCCAGCCGAGTTGTTCGGCCAGCAGATAGGGCAGCATGCCGCTATCCTCGCCGCCGCATGCCTGCCGGCCGGCCAGCACCAGGTCCGGCGGGTCGGCGGCCAGATGCGCGGCCAGCGCCTCGACCGCGTCGCCCCCGCCACCGAGGCAGTCCACATGGTCCAGCCCGTACCCTGCCGCCCGCCGCAGGGCCGGCGACGGGGGGCCCGCGTGCAGGCCGCCGGCCGGATCGTCGCCAATCGGATCGCCGCCAATCGGATCGCCGACCGACAGCGCCAGCCCGATCGCCGCGATCTCGCCCGGCGGGGGGGCCGGACGGCCGGATACCGGATCGATCCCGTTCGAAAGAAGGACGATGCGCCGCATCATGCCCCGCCCCCCTGCAACAGGGCCAGCAGGGCCGGCATCACCGCCTGTGCG
Proteins encoded in this region:
- a CDS encoding carbon-nitrogen hydrolase family protein, with product MSQTLRLGAYAWSVERARTLQDYAAHLDRVVAEGARQADLLLLPEYACMEAASAMTDQPDPTAELRAVCRHSDALLDIMVATARRHRVWLMPGTLPRPEPGFVRNRAPLIAPDGRVAFQDKHVMTRFETEAWGVRAGDPPGVFQTPWGLIGTAICYDSEFPMLTRAQIEAGAWLILVPTCTDTMHGFNRVRVSAQARALENQCFVALAPTVGDAPWLQTLDANCGRAAIYGPMDRGFPPDGIIAQGAMNTASWAFATLDPAALDAVRRDGAVRNCRDWPVHVPPAAIHSFV
- a CDS encoding GNAT family N-acetyltransferase; its protein translation is MINPLSFEICRAGRLAEIIDDLARLRIAIFRDWPYLYDGADPVYERRYLEVYLRSPHAAAIVARDDGGRIVGASTCLPLADEAAPMRAPFEVRGQDLRRFFYFGESVLLPACRGRGAGVRFFALREEAARAAGADFAVFCAVHRPPDHPARPAGWVPLDGFWARRGYARLPGLSCTYPWKEVGTGHEVPHRLDFWGRALGAVPLPEQLLEDR
- a CDS encoding glycine betaine ABC transporter substrate-binding protein, with amino-acid sequence MPRSIVGRVAALFAAIDLIAMPLLAMPAVAAWMPGDPAACVPIRLSNVGWTDAEAVTAVTATLFDALGYAPQTPLLPLVMTYVAMRDRRVDAFLSNWEPTGSTPIAPFLADGSVERLATNLSGAHYTLAVPDYTWKAGLRDYGDIAAWGGRLGHMIFGLEAGNDGNGLVLEMIRRDQFHLGRFRLVESSEQGMLSQVDRSILSHRPILFLAWEPHPMNLRFAIRYLTGGDKVFGPDGGTSVNTVIRRGYRTDCPNAARLLAQIRFTIPDENMMMLAIQRDHVPPPLVARRWLRTHPDAWHGWLEGVATHDGAPALPAVQARLSLPAGD
- a CDS encoding GlxA family transcriptional regulator; this encodes MSEGASGGIRPRLRVGFILADHFTLSAFSLFVDHLRLAADKDDRSRPIHCAWQVLSASVHPVRSSCGVAIARDAPLGDPRAFDYIVVVGGLLHGQEQIDHVTTVWLRRAAEMGITLIGVCTGTFALCRAGLMNDRRVCVSWYHRQDFLEAFPAHEAVSDQMFVDDGDRITCSGGGAAADVALHLIERSIGRPAGLKASHILLMERAGTSGSQIRLQPQPPTLASATRLADPRVRRAILHMEQNMARPLPIAQLAARLGISSRQLERLFQSTLGRKPQDFYRMLRLRHARALLEAGEMSVTEIAIEMGFSDCSHFSRHFKTAFGISPSACHRTAAPDLAARRAAPDVLSHAGIRLFSDR
- the purU gene encoding formyltetrahydrofolate deformylase; translated protein: MAHADAHVLIVTCASRPGLVAAWSGCLFQAGANIVEIDQHADLAEDRFFMRIAFTAAAPPDRAGLAAVAARFDAHWRLYPPRGRQRVVIMVSKFDHCLADLLYRWRIGELAMDPIAIVSNHPREATQAVDTGDIPFHHLPVTRETKPAQEARLRALIEETGAELVVLARYMQVLSDDMSGWLAGRCINIHHSFLPGFKGARPYHQAHARGVKLIGATAHYVTGDLDEGPIIEQDVERISHADTPDDLIRKGRDVERRVLSRAVNYHLQHRVILDGHRTVVFPD
- a CDS encoding electron transfer flavoprotein subunit beta, with amino-acid sequence MMRRIVLLSNGIDPVSGRPAPPPGEIAAIGLALSVGDPIGGDPIGDDPAGGLHAGPPSPALRRAAGYGLDHVDCLGGGGDAVEALAAHLAADPPDLVLAGRQACGGEDSGMLPYLLAEQLGWPLLSGVIAVGAAAEGWLPVTIGLPQGARRQARIRLPCILCAHDAAPAPPFVFDRARRAELRAVPTPVSTAPASIAPEGTERPYRARPRLIGAAAQAGAGTVLDHPDVAEAAHALRDHLRALGVLKSPRGPSADA